A portion of the Magnolia sinica isolate HGM2019 chromosome 17, MsV1, whole genome shotgun sequence genome contains these proteins:
- the LOC131230938 gene encoding serine carboxypeptidase-like produces MGNLALLLLLVLISPFSSSASSLSDDILLPLNANFPSVQAEKLIRELNLVPRDARPAAAGGPSAPDSADGPRIVEKRFRFPDLAASSGISVDDLGHHAGYYRLPHSYDARMFYFFFESRSSKNDPVVIWLTGGPGCSSELAVFYENGPFTIANNMSLLWNDYGWDKASNLLYVDQPTGTGFSYSSDKRDFRHNEKGVSDDLYDFLQAFFTEHPQFAKNDFYITGESYAGHYIPAFASRVHQGNKAKEGIHINLKGFAIGNGLTDPAIQYRAYTDYALEMGIIKESDYKRINKIYPACELAIKLCGTTGTAACMASYYVCSTIFNSIISIAGKVNYYDIRKECEGSLCYDFSNMEKFLNQKTVRDSLAVGDIEFVSCSPTVYQAMLTDWMRNLEVGIPALIEDGIKLLIYAGEYDLICNWLGNSRWVHSMEWSGKQAFGASPLVPFVVDGAETGQLKAHGPVSFLKVHNAGHMVPMDQPKAALEMLKRWTQGKLSEASPQSIDMVADI; encoded by the exons ATGGGAAATCtcgctcttcttctccttctcgtTCTCATCTCTCCTTTCTCGTCTTCCGCATCGTCTCTCTCCGACGACATCCTCCTCCCTCTGAACGCCAATTTCCCGTCCGTACAGGCAGAGAAGCTGATCCGGGAGCTCAATCTAGTCCCCAGGGACGCCCGCCCCGCCGCAGCCGGCGGTCCGAGTGCACCCGACTCCGCTGACGGGCCGCGGATCGTCGAGAAACGGTTCAGGTTTCCTGATCTAGCTGCCTCATCCGGCATCTCCGTTGATGACCTGGGCCATCATGCCGGATACTATCGCCTCCCGCATTCTTATGATGCTAG GATGTTCTACTTTTTCTTCGAATCGAGGAGCAGCAAGAATGATCCTGTCGTTATTTGGCTGACAGGAGGGCCAGGATGTAGCAGTGAATTGGCAGTTTTCTACGAAAATGGACCTTTCACTATAGCGAACAACATGTCTCTCTTGTGGAATGACTACGGATGGGATAAG GCATCAAACCTTCTGTACGTCGACCAGCCCACCGGAACTGGTTTTAGTTATAGTTCTGATAAACGTGACTTCCGTCACAATGAAAAGGGTGTTAGCGATGATCTATATGACTTCTTGCAG GCATTTTTCACTGAGCATCCGCAGTTTGCAAAGAATGACTTCTACATAACTGGGGAATCATATGCTGGACACTACATTCCTGCTTTTGCTAGCCGGGTTCACCAAGGAAACAAAGCTAAAGAGGGTATTCATATAAATTTGAAG GGCTTTGCCATTGGTAATGGACTTACAGATCCTGCAATCCAGTACAGAGCATACACAGATTATGCATTGGAGATGGGAATAATTAAAGAATCTGACTACAAAAGAATTAACAAGATTTATCCCGCATGCGAACTGGCAATAAAGCTTTGTG GCACCACTGGTACAGCAGCTTGCATGGCTTCATATTATGTTTGCAGCACAATATTCAATTCAATCATTTCAATTGCTGGGAAAGTAAAT TACTATGACATCAGAAAGGAGTGTGAGGGGAGCCTCTGCTATGATTTTTCAAACATGGAGAAATTCTTGAATCAGAAGACAGTTAGAGATTCACTTGCAGTTGGGGACATAGAATTCGTCTCCTGTAGCCCTACTGTGTACCAGGCTATGCTTACAGACTGGATGAGGAATTTGGAAGTGGGTATCCCTGCACTTATTGAGGACGGCATCAAGCTACTTATATATGCTGGGGAATATGATCTCATTTGCAACTGGCTCG GGAACTCAAGGTGGGTTCATTCCATGGAATGGTCTGGTAAGCAAGCATTCGGAGCATCGCCACTTGTACCCTTTGTGGTTGATGGTGCAGAAACCGGACAGTTGAAAGCTCATGGGCCTGTTAGCTTCCTGAAG GTCCACAATGCGGGCCACATGGTTCCAATGGATCAGCCCAAGGCTGCATTAGAGATGTTGAAGAGGTGGACTCAAGGGAAGCTTTCTGAAGCTTCTCCACAATCAATCGACATGGTTGCTGACATCTGA